The genome window CTGAAAGACATCACGCTGCAGATTCAACTTTGCACATATGCATACAGAGTGGGTCCATGGATGGACTGAGATTGTGGATGGAGGGAAAACACAAAACCACATCAGCAGCATAACACTTATTTACTTcaccattaaaagaaaataagaggcaGCAGGGAAGGTGATAGGGAAGGAGTACTGAATAGAGAATCATTATTACTATCCAGAGTAATAGCCTTTCTGGAATTTCCCATACCAAGGACAAAATTTCATAATGGACAGAATTAGGTTCTCCTGGGAGTCACCCTCTCTGCCATGATGAGGAAGGAAATCTTCTGCAGCCCTGGAGAGGGGCCAGGGAAGGTGGCCTCACAGTCTGGTGACAATGCAGACCTCCCCAagtctcctttcttctctgcagTGCATGCCAGAGACACGGCCCATCTTCCTCACCTCTTCATGGCCACAGTCATCTTATTCTTCCCTGTCCAAGCCTGGCTGGAAAGGAAGATAAATCTCCCCACCTCCCTACTTCCTTGCTGCTCCAAGAAAACAAAGTCTTCATTCCATATTGCTTCAGGAAAACAgaagactacacacacacacacgcacacacacacaatttcagtAACTTACAAAGCTCTGTCCTTAATGTTACTATGCTAACCTCCAACTCCCTTCCCAGCTGGTAATTATAGATCCCCTTTAGAGTCCCCACCCAACCACCCATTTTTAATCTCCTAAGGATGCTCACCTGAAATCTCCCTTATTCTGACCCAGATTTTTCCAAAGGTCATGCAGAGCCCTAGTCCCAGGCCACTTTGCCATAATCGATCCAGCGCGGGGAGGCGAAATTGATGGCTTCCGCACTGTTGAAGCCATGGTTGAAGCCAGAGTGGTAGCCATAGGGAAAGGTCACGATGAACTCTCCAGCCTCCTGAGTGACCCGATCGAAGGGGATGCCGTTGTCCTTGAGGACCGTGGGCGAGATGAGAGCCACCTTGTGCCGCAGGAAGGCCTCACAGCCCCGCGCGCTGCCCGGGAAAAGCTGCCTGGCCAGGCGTTCCAGGCGCCGGCCGTGCTCCGGGGGCACCGCGTACCACGTCTTGGGCTCCCCGAAGTGCAGGTAGTTGATGCTGTAAAGGTCCATGTCCTCCGTGTGCCAGGCGAAGGCGGTCTTCCACATGCCGAAGTACAGGTAGGGGGTGTTGACGCCTTCGATGACCACTCCGCACTCCTGCTCCAGCAGGTCCTGAATGGTTCCCAggtttcagagttttcatcatatagggagccattgattttttttttttttgaattttattttattttttttatacagcaggttcttattagttatctattttatacttaatagtgtatatatgtcaatcccaatctcccaattcatccccctaCCCCCCTTCCCTACTTGGTGAAGGAGACATTGATTTTTAACACCATAATTTGGTAGTAAGTATAAAcgtttctttgaatattttctctccaAATTTTCCAAATCCAACTATGCCTGAATCTGATACTTTTAGCTTTTTCCTAAAACTGGAGATGCTTGCTCACCGCCGgggcttttcttttcctgtatttaGTAAACACACCTCCTTCCCCCTCGCCCCCTGTTGGACGGACTGGCTATTACAATGGTATCAGACGTCCGATTTTCCATTTCTTAACGGGGCCTTTTCTGTGCGAGTCTTTGGAGTCCATGTAAGcaatatatttgtgaaataattttttttccacaaCTGGATGAAATGTCATTATTGTAAAATTTAGATTCTAGATGGCATGTTCCTCAGATGCTATGGTTTTAAATTAATAGGCCTCAAACTCCCAAGTCCCAAGGTCTGTTCTGGATATAGCTGAAGTTGCTGAGATACACATAAATCATTATCATATAAAACATAAGTATTAACTACTACAATGGTAAAACCTCTCATATATGTCACTCCCCACCAACAATTGTCACCTGAACTCTAagcaactaaaattttaaaaaatatctcccaGCTTTCCAGTTCATTCAGGCACCAAATCTTAGATTCAGCAGTTTCTCGCAAAAGGAAATGCGATTTCAGTAgctgagacatggaagcaacgtatattgtccattgacagaagaaaggataaagaagatgtggtacatatatacaatgga of Balaenoptera ricei isolate mBalRic1 chromosome 8, mBalRic1.hap2, whole genome shotgun sequence contains these proteins:
- the LOC132370138 gene encoding lysine-specific demethylase 4D-like, which translates into the protein NLGTIQDLLEQECGVVIEGVNTPYLYFGMWKTAFAWHTEDMDLYSINYLHFGEPKTWYAVPPEHGRRLERLARQLFPGSARGCEAFLRHKVALISPTVLKDNGIPFDRVTQEAGEFIVTFPYGYHSGFNHGFNSAEAINFASPRWIDYGKVAWD